The following DNA comes from Simkania negevensis Z.
TTGAGTATTTTTTGAAAGGGTCTCTTTTTTTCCCATGCGTTTATGAGGGTTGCTTCATTGAATGGTTTGAGGATAATGTCGAATACTGATTCCTCTGGAATATAGATTTCGGGATGGTATAGGCTGGCAGCTTCTTTCAGATTGAATTCACGTAGGTACATGAGTTCTACTCGTCCAGCTAAAGATTCTGCTGCAAGTTGGTGCAGGTTCAAATGACCAGATCCATTAAGAATAAACTTCACAGAGTTTTGATCTTTATTGTCATCATATATTGTTTTAACTTGATCAAATAATGTAGGGCATTTTTGAGCTTCATCAATTGCCACCCATATTTTTTTACCTTTACCGATTTGTTGCATGGCTTGTTCTTCGATCATGATTTCGAGTTCTTCTTTTTCAACCCGCAAACGTTCATGACGTTTGTCCATATTAAGAAAGACCCATTTTTTATCAGGGTGCTTTGCCATATATGACTTAAGAAGAGTCGTTTTTCCCACACGTCTAGCTCCCAAAAGAGCGGTCACTCTTGGGCGTTCGAAGGAGGAATGGATCTGAGGGGCGTTGGCCCTTTTAAGAAATTTATTCATGGCTTGATGCTTTTTCGATGCAATTCTTTCATTGTAATGATAAAATTTCTATGAAATTTCGTCAAGATCGTGAAAGAATTTCTTTTTCATTTTCATAATATTTTGATAATTAGATGGTTAAAGGCTTGAGAAGAAGGGGGAGGTTCAGAATAAGAATTCCAATTCGAAGCCAGGTGCATTGGAAGTCTTGGTATCAAGGGAGATAAAACTAAAAACCTGAACTCTGGGTCTCTTTCACTCATTCTCAGGGAGTTTTCTCTTTCTTCTCAGCCTTTTTGCCTCGAAAAGAACCGTTTGGCCCTTTCCATCGGCAAAAATACCGAGAATTCAAGAGAACTTTCTCTCCTGAGACTAAGCAAAATAAACCCAGAGTTCAGGTTAAAAAAGTTAAGATTGCAAAAGTGGTTTCTTAGGCACAGGAAAACGTCAAACTTTTGAATTTATCTAGATGAAAACTTCAAATCATATAACATGAAAGAGAATTTTTTCAAAATAGGTCTAGACGCATGCGGAACGTTATTATTTTAGGGGGGGGGATTTCGGGCTTAAGTTTGCGCTATTTTTTAAGTCAAAAATATCCCGATCTCAATATCACTTTGATTGAAAAGGAAAATCGTTTAGGCGGGGTCATTGAGTCGAGACAGAGTGGGGGCTTTTTCTTTGAAAAAGGGCCACGAACCTTTAAAGCATCGAAAAGTCATAGTTTGCTTCAACTCATCTGTGATTTGGGGATGGAAAAGGAGCTTCTCGTATCAGAAAAAAATGCTGCCCGTCGGTTTCTTTGGAAAGATGATAGGCTTCATGCGATTCCCACGCATCCTTTGCCTCTTTTAGCCTCACCACTTACACGCAAACTCATTCCATCGATGATGACTGAGTGGAGTAAAGAAGTAGGCGCAGATGATGAAACGGTGCATAGCTTTGCCAAGAGACGTTTAGGCGTTTATGCTGCAGAAGTTTTTTTTGATCCCATGACACTCGGAATTTATGCAGGGGACATCCGTAAGCTTTCGATGCTTTCTTGTTTCCCTTCTTTAAAAGAACTTGAGAGAAAACACGGCTCGATTACAAAAGGGCTTTTCAAAAGGAAGAAAAAGTCATTCACCTACCCAGAAGGAGTGCGTACTTCTTGTCTTTTCACATTGAAAAGAGGGGTGGAATCACTTGTTGCTCAACTCGAAGAAGCGGGAAAGGGGGACATTGTTTTAAACACGGCGGTTCGAGATGTGGTATTTAAGGACGGTAAAGTGAGCGTCTCTGATGGAAATCACACCTGGGAAGGAGACCATCTTTTTTGCGCATTGTCAGCGAAGGGTGCATATCATCTCTCTCGGACATGGGATGAGCAGGTAACAGCTTTCTTTAATGCTTTAGAAATGGCAAGTTTAAGTGTGGTTCACCTCGGTTATGAATGCCGTCCGTTAAAAGAAGAAGGCTTTGGCTATTTGATTCCTTCAAATGAGGGGGAAAAAATTCTCGGTGTCATTTTTGACTCGTCAGTGTTCCCACAGCAAAATCATCATGCGCTTGAAACACGTCTAACTGTCATGATGGGTGGAGCGTTTCATCCTAAGCATCACGAAATTTCAAAGGAGATGCGGATTGCTCAAGCTTTAGAAGGGATTGAAAAACATTTAGGCATTAAGGCTTTGCCAATGTACACCTATGCTACAGAGTATGTTCAAGCAATTCCTCAGTTCACCTTAGGGCATGCGCAACGGGTGGCTGATTTACGTGAGTTTCTTCGAGAAAAGTACCCTCAAGTCACCCTTTTAGGAAATTATCTCGATGGTGTTTCACTGAGTGATTGTGTGGAGGGAGCGAAAAACATCTCTCAAAATATTATTTACGAAAGTACATAGAGGCGTTAGACATCTTAGCTATAAAATTTACAGAGCACTAATTCTAAACCCAATTAAAATATAGGTGGTTTAAATCAAATTTCTCAACTTAGCTCAGGATGTGTCAGATATATCATCTGAAATATAATCGTCTAATATTGAAGGACAAGTGAGTCCAAATTAGTCAATTTATACTCAAACTACGTCAAAAGTTGGTTTTGGGCAATGTGAATGCTTTCGGAATTCTTCAATCTTAAATTACTCAATATTAATAACATGATTGGTCTTAAAACCGGCAAATTACAGTACTTTGGCACAGCCGAAGATCCAATTTTTGAAGTAGTTTGAGTATAAACAACTCGAAATGGGGTTTTTTGTCATTTATAGGTGAATTTAAATGATTTAAAATCAGTTAGATATGAAAATTTCAACTTCTTAAAATAGGTGGAATATAATTATAAGTGATTGATTTTAAATATGTTGAAAATTGTTAAAAACATTAATTATAAATTAATAAAATATGTAGAAAAAAATAATTATTTTGATAAAATTAAGGGTGAGAGAGCAATCTCTCAGTTATTGTTTTAATTTTAATTCTCTTATTAAGAGCCTTTAGAAAAGACAATCTCTTAGGCTCGAATGAACAAAATTTGAAAGCTGATTACAGCAATTTTAAACCGTTATCGTGATGAATAAACACGCAATGGTGAGAAGTTATAGAATTTTGAAGATTTGAAGCTATGCTTCATCTTAATTTAAAAGGAGGAAAATACTTAATAAAAAAGTCTTAAAAGATCATGCTTGCACAGAGCATTGATGTTCAAGAAGTAGTTTTTTAATTTTCCGTAATACAACTCTATGAACGTTAATTATCTAATAATGCAAGTATCGAGCTTATTAAATGGCTATCTCATTTACTTGATTAAAGCTGTTTTAGGTTCGATATAGAAGCAAAGTTAGATATTAATAGTTTTTAAGTAGTTGTTGAACGGAATCCATTCTGATAAGGGTTTGTCCTTTTAAAACCCATCCAACCTTATCATCCATAAGATTCCAAACAGCATCATTTCTTTAAAATAGATTCGTATGTTGGCATTTTTTTGCCGAAAACCTGCACTTTTAAGGGTTTCTTGTACTCTTGAATAGATTTCTAGTGTCTAAAGAAATCCTTAAACTTTTGTAATCAAAAAAGTTGTGATTACAAAAGATAGAAAGTCTGCTTACACATGAAAAGTTGTGTCAAAGGATTTGAGCCTGGTGCAATTTTATTTTTGAGTTTAGAGAACGACTCTAACCAAATAAAATAATAAATTTCTAAAAGATAAATACTTAGGATAAGAAGGAAAATATGAGCTCAACAGATTCAATAGATTACGCTCAGGAATGGCAAGACGATTTAAATTATCTCGGTACGATTCAAGATGGATCAACGGCGATCGAGTATTGTTTTACCAATTTACTTCCTGACTTGTGTGGATTTTATGAACAGCAGATGTCTGAGCTTGCTGTTGTCATGAATGACTTGACAGAGTGCTTGAACTTGGAAAACGAAATCCAAGCACTCTTTAATGAAGGATCAGAATATACATCAGACAAGGATCCGAATGGCTTAGTGGATTATGAAGATGACGTAGAAGAAATGATGAAAGATGCTCAAGAGTTAGAAGACCTATTAGAACAAGATGAAGATGTCCTAGGCGCGTCAACGGTCGAAGATATTGAAACCCAATTAGACTCTATCTTTTCGTGGGGGCTTGATTACAATGATCCAGATGCTGTCTGTCAGAATGCAACTAATTTCATCAGTGCCTGGGATGCATCAGAAGATGCAAAAAACTCAGATGACGTCGAAAATGCTCAGTACGATGCCAATCAGATGCAAGTATACGATGATGCCTTTAATGCGATGAGCAATGATTTATCCAGCATGTCTTCTCAAGTGCAATCAGAGCTTCAATATGAAGAATCTTGTGATCAG
Coding sequences within:
- the hemG gene encoding protoporphyrinogen oxidase — protein: MRNVIILGGGISGLSLRYFLSQKYPDLNITLIEKENRLGGVIESRQSGGFFFEKGPRTFKASKSHSLLQLICDLGMEKELLVSEKNAARRFLWKDDRLHAIPTHPLPLLASPLTRKLIPSMMTEWSKEVGADDETVHSFAKRRLGVYAAEVFFDPMTLGIYAGDIRKLSMLSCFPSLKELERKHGSITKGLFKRKKKSFTYPEGVRTSCLFTLKRGVESLVAQLEEAGKGDIVLNTAVRDVVFKDGKVSVSDGNHTWEGDHLFCALSAKGAYHLSRTWDEQVTAFFNALEMASLSVVHLGYECRPLKEEGFGYLIPSNEGEKILGVIFDSSVFPQQNHHALETRLTVMMGGAFHPKHHEISKEMRIAQALEGIEKHLGIKALPMYTYATEYVQAIPQFTLGHAQRVADLREFLREKYPQVTLLGNYLDGVSLSDCVEGAKNISQNIIYEST